The following nucleotide sequence is from Stigmatella aurantiaca.
TTCTCCCCCTTCACCATCTCGACGACCTGCTCCATGGGGATGAGGATCTCCCCGAACTGCTCTTGCAGGCCTTCGAGCCGGACCTTCTCCTCCAGGCTCTTCTTGGCCTGGTTCTCGAAGTTCGAATAGGTGTGAACGACGTACCATTTCTTCGCCATTACAGCTTCCCCCACACAGCGGGCAGCCACTCCACCATCATGTTGTAGGCGAGGGTATCGATGCAGAAGAGGATGACGGCCGCCACCACCGAGGCCACCACCACCGCCACGGTCGATGCCCGGGTCTCCGACCAGGTCGGCCAGGTCACCTTCATCAGCTCGCTGGCAATGTCGATGGCCAGGGCGTTGCTCTTGGGCACGAACCACGTGGCGGCCACTAGGCCCACCGCCAGCAGATAGC
It contains:
- the secE gene encoding preprotein translocase subunit SecE; this encodes MATATEASQQANRSAMDPKRLVVIFLILAGIVAGLFFEHVLGLVWARFGWGDPVLIEGLDWQVSTLVGYLLAVGLVAATWFVPKSNALAIDIASELMKVTWPTWSETRASTVAVVVASVVAAVILFCIDTLAYNMMVEWLPAVWGKL